From the genome of Gemmatimonas phototrophica, one region includes:
- the radC gene encoding RadC family protein, producing the protein MSFTTSQSTQPRLKIKELPSAERPRERLRMLGAQALSTAELLATLLGSGNRGVSALACAQVIFEQSGGSLGRLASMPMATLTRVQGVGQARAAAVQAALELGRRMAGEAREAGQPLRSPRDVAAVYAPRLQDAPVEEFHVAILDAQHRLERDVLVTRGLLNSSLVHPREVFREAIAERAAAVILVHNHPSGDPTPSAEDRAVTEQLVAAGRLLDIPVHDHVIVGRGRYVSFAEAGLL; encoded by the coding sequence GTGTCGTTCACGACTAGCCAGTCCACCCAACCTCGTCTTAAGATCAAAGAGCTTCCATCTGCTGAAAGGCCGAGGGAGCGACTGCGGATGCTCGGTGCGCAAGCGCTGAGTACTGCGGAACTGCTGGCGACGCTGCTGGGGTCGGGAAACCGAGGGGTGTCGGCGCTTGCCTGTGCGCAGGTGATTTTTGAGCAGAGTGGTGGGTCGCTGGGACGGCTTGCCTCAATGCCCATGGCGACGCTGACGCGGGTGCAAGGGGTTGGACAGGCGCGGGCGGCGGCCGTACAGGCGGCACTTGAGCTTGGGCGGCGGATGGCCGGGGAAGCACGGGAGGCGGGACAGCCGCTGCGCAGCCCGCGCGATGTTGCCGCGGTCTATGCACCGCGACTGCAGGATGCGCCGGTGGAGGAGTTCCATGTCGCTATCCTTGATGCGCAGCATCGCCTGGAACGGGATGTGCTGGTTACGCGGGGGCTTCTCAACTCCTCACTGGTGCATCCACGCGAGGTGTTTCGGGAGGCTATTGCCGAACGAGCAGCGGCAGTGATACTGGTTCATAACCACCCGAGTGGTGATCCCACGCCCAGTGCGGAGGATCGGGCGGTGACGGAGCAGTTGGTGGCTGCGGGGCGATTGCTGGACATACCGGTGCATGATCACGTGATTGTGGGCCGCGGACGATACGTAAGCTTTGCGGAGGCAGGACTGTTGTGA
- a CDS encoding pyridoxal phosphate-dependent decarboxylase family protein: MAATPSNPPRDATTRVTFDPDTDTDWAALRTLGHRMLDDLIDAQQALPHTPVWRPLPPAKRPLFQKDGPEHGVGAAAAYELFRTHILPYGLGNWHPRFFGWVQGNGTPLAMLADMLASGMNPHMGGFNHAPAMVERQVIAWFAEWFGMEGASGLFVTGGTMANVHALACARVTIAHLRGHDVRSEGVQSWPGEQAQAPLVFYGSRETHGWAQKAAEWLGLGVRAFRQVPVRPDFTMQHELLKDMIAADRAAGLMPFCVIGTAGTVNTGATDDLNALADLCANEALWFHVDGAFGALAALSPLVREQVAGMERADSLAFDLHKWGSMPFECACVLVRDAAAHHAAFHNSASYLTPSDRGPTAGGMYFNERGLDLTRGFKALKVWMQLQADGVDKLGRIIAQNVHQVRALVSQIDAHPELERLAPAPLNIVCFRYRPIIHGSASLSSDRLDALNRELLSRLQERGIAMPSSTIVDGQFAIRVAHVNHRSTIDDMTALVGDIVELGREVHGAQTAAP; the protein is encoded by the coding sequence ATGGCCGCTACCCCTTCCAACCCGCCGCGCGACGCCACCACGCGCGTCACGTTCGACCCAGACACAGACACCGACTGGGCGGCCCTGCGCACGCTGGGGCATCGCATGCTGGATGACCTCATCGATGCCCAGCAGGCGCTACCCCATACGCCCGTCTGGCGCCCTCTCCCACCGGCCAAACGTCCCCTCTTTCAGAAGGACGGGCCGGAGCACGGTGTGGGGGCCGCTGCGGCCTATGAACTATTCCGCACCCACATCCTCCCCTACGGACTCGGCAATTGGCACCCCCGCTTCTTTGGCTGGGTGCAAGGCAATGGGACTCCGCTGGCGATGCTGGCCGATATGCTCGCATCGGGCATGAACCCTCATATGGGCGGGTTCAACCATGCGCCCGCCATGGTGGAGCGACAGGTCATTGCCTGGTTTGCTGAGTGGTTTGGCATGGAGGGAGCGAGCGGATTGTTTGTGACTGGCGGGACCATGGCCAACGTGCACGCGCTTGCTTGTGCACGAGTGACCATCGCCCACCTTCGTGGGCACGACGTGCGCAGTGAGGGCGTGCAGTCCTGGCCAGGTGAGCAGGCGCAAGCGCCACTGGTGTTCTATGGGTCCCGGGAAACCCATGGGTGGGCGCAAAAGGCGGCGGAATGGCTTGGGCTTGGCGTTCGCGCTTTTCGCCAGGTGCCGGTGCGTCCTGACTTCACGATGCAGCATGAGCTGTTGAAGGACATGATTGCGGCCGACCGTGCGGCGGGGCTCATGCCGTTCTGCGTCATTGGCACGGCTGGTACGGTGAACACCGGGGCCACCGACGACCTGAACGCGTTGGCCGATCTGTGTGCCAACGAAGCGCTCTGGTTTCATGTCGACGGCGCATTTGGTGCCCTGGCCGCGCTCTCTCCTCTTGTCCGCGAGCAAGTGGCCGGCATGGAACGGGCCGATTCATTGGCGTTCGATCTCCATAAGTGGGGGTCGATGCCCTTTGAGTGCGCCTGCGTGCTGGTTCGGGACGCCGCCGCTCATCACGCCGCGTTCCACAATAGTGCCAGCTATCTCACGCCGAGCGATCGTGGCCCAACTGCGGGCGGCATGTATTTCAACGAACGCGGCTTGGATCTGACCCGAGGGTTCAAGGCCCTCAAGGTGTGGATGCAGCTGCAGGCAGATGGCGTTGACAAGCTGGGGCGCATCATCGCGCAGAATGTCCACCAAGTGCGTGCGCTGGTCTCACAGATTGATGCGCATCCTGAACTGGAACGGCTGGCGCCTGCTCCACTCAATATCGTCTGCTTCCGGTATCGGCCAATCATTCACGGCAGCGCGTCTCTCTCTTCGGATCGCCTCGATGCACTCAACCGCGAGTTGCTTTCGCGGTTGCAGGAACGGGGGATCGCGATGCCCTCGAGCACGATTGTCGACGGCCAATTCGCCATTCGCGTCGCACATGTGAACCATCGCAGTACCATTGACGACATGACGGCGCTCGTGGGCGACATCGTGGAGTTGGGTCGTGAGGTCCACGGCGCGCAAACCGCTGCGCCGTAA